The DNA segment ACATAATGTATCTTCCAATTAAACTccacaaataaaaataaaagttatttGGTTGGAACAAAAGCGAAATCaacaattttgagaaaatgaacgATTATTAGGGCCACATGGTGGGCGCTAAACTATTTAATCCAAAATTAATCTAATGGGTTAAATCACTCTATTAATTTATATTTTCGGACACCAACAATCGATTTGATACACTTTCTCATATATAAATGGTAAGAAATAATGAAAACAacgataaggaaatcaaatgTAAAGTATAAGGAGAGAGAATTCTTACTGATCAAGACGACTTCTCTTTCGTCACTTGTTTTGCTTGACTTGCCAGAAATATAATGTTATGATTAAAGAGTAATAGAATGAGTTTTTAAATGGGATACAAcatggaaaaggaaaaaaaaaagaaattcaaaTAGTAAAAACTATCTGTAATTGCTTCCCTAATATCTCGTCTGCCCGTTATGCCCATTAATTGCGTTTTTCACACATTAGCTAAGAATCTATAATTGATCGAGGAGTTACACCAAATTCCATTTTATTTGGGATTGACTTATTCTCCTCTTTTCCGTACTTATATGTCTCCGAGATATTCTCCGTACCAAGTCATAAATGATTATGATACAAATGATACTAGTACTGACGATTACtgtacaaataatactggtgttGAGTAACTCTCACTCAATtaatctcggactcaacttttATGTGACCTTCTAATATTCTTAACACGTGCGAGATTCAGTTAGTCCATGTAATGAGTTTATTTTTTACCAATATATAACTAGTCTTTTATAGCCAATTAGGGATATTCTGTGAACTAGAGGTTCTTTAAAGATCACCCTTATCCTTAAGCCAACCTTGAATTAAGAGCTAGAGAAATATTAAAAAGGTGAACTTAAAAGTAGAATGTTGATGACTGAATATACTCTAGCTAGgtctaaaaaaaagagagagagagcatAGATTTGCATCATGACTTCCCCTCAATATCATGTAATGAACCTGAAGTCAGTCATAAAGAAGAAAATTGCAATAATGTATACACCTCGGAAAAAATAAAGACAAGGAAAGGCTAAAGAACTCAAAAACTAATAACAATAGTTGCTAAGTGTTCGATTGCCAAATCCCTCTTGAAGAACAAGAACCTGTCATCCTCACAACTTTCTTCTGTTTCTTACTATTCTTCCTAGCACTGCCTGCTACTTTCATGATTTCCACCTTAACTATATGGTGATCGGACGTGCCTTTCGACGAAACAACAGAGTATGATCCAGGTACAAATGCATAAGGCAGACCTTGTGAACCCAAGATATAATCAACTCGAGTTCCATACTTGCATGTTCCTTGCACATCTGTACCAAAATGACATACAACATGATTGAGAAAAAATTGTAAGCAACTCATATAAGTAAGATAAGTGAAAGATTTGATAGAAACTTTAAGATAGAGATTCATACTTTGGCCTTTAGCAATGATAACAACTGGCTCACATTCCCCTGCAAACTCTTTTGCATCACTGTACTCTttccctttcaagaatttcatgACCTCAACTCTTGGAGTTGGCTTCCCTATCTCCTCATAATACTGTTATGGAGAAATTGTGTGATCAACTAGTAATCCAAGAAAGAATGGTATAAGATTTGGGATTCTCTTTGTTTACCTTCACAATATCAGTCCATCTCTCTAATGAGTAATCTGAGGCATCCAGAGAATTCAAACCTCCTGCTAAAATGTGAGGATTGTCATTTGATTGAATTATCGCGTTAATTTGCTTCATTCTCCAATTCTCGTCTAAATGATCAAGTTGAGTGCAACAGAAGTTCAACTCTCCTATCCGTGGTACATCAATCGTAGCCTTAAGCACATTCCTGCATCATTCAATACATCAGCTACGTAAAgaaccaaaaggaaaaaaaaaagacccTTCATTCCGGGACTACGTTTATACTtttaaagaacaaaataaaagtaTTCTAGTTTATGATAGTTTAAGCTTTTAGATAAGGTAGTACGTACAATTCCTTAAACATAGATATTGTCAATGAAAGTTTTAACAGTAGTGAAAGTTCCAAGAGAGGCACCTGAAATCTTTATCATCAAAGATTTTCTGTATTCTCCATCTCTTAATAGGCCATTTGGATAAAATAGCATTACCAAATTCAGGAGCCCAGCTTTCAGCAAACACATAGTGCATACCAAGAGCATGAGCCAAACCAGATAAAGGTCTCATATCTTTCTCTTCCTCAGCCTTCACATCTTGTAAAGCCAATATATCAGCATCCACTTCTTTCAATACATCAAGAATGGACCTTGTTCCACTCAAGTAGTCGCCTCCATAATCATTATTCATCCATTTAGCCATCGCGGGGAAGCATATCGGAGACCTCACAGGGGCTAGGCTGTTGTTGTTTAAACTCAAAATCTTGGTGGAATCATCTTCCAACATGCCAAATACCCTGTTCTGAGCTAATGAAATCTCATTCTCAGGAAGGTTTATTGAAACTTTTGGCTTTGGCTTTGCACCATTTATTAATGTGGGATGAAGGGGGGAATGTTTCAATATGCTCTTGGGACGACTATTAATCTCAGATTTTACCTGGTTTTGAAATTTGaaaccatcatc comes from the Nicotiana tabacum cultivar K326 chromosome 14, ASM71507v2, whole genome shotgun sequence genome and includes:
- the LOC107780723 gene encoding uncharacterized protein LOC107780723, translated to MQSREVPVQLSCRKQFSCMLHVFSRRIHRLCSRIRWLMWRRPRSKVVIKRFGKLNSRGHHGHLKEKPSIKSLTTHPTAQTRPIRLATFNAALFSLAPAVPKAEKSVIFAHDDDDDGFKFQNQVKSEINSRPKSILKHSPLHPTLINGAKPKPKVSINLPENEISLAQNRVFGMLEDDSTKILSLNNNSLAPVRSPICFPAMAKWMNNDYGGDYLSGTRSILDVLKEVDADILALQDVKAEEEKDMRPLSGLAHALGMHYVFAESWAPEFGNAILSKWPIKRWRIQKIFDDKDFRNVLKATIDVPRIGELNFCCTQLDHLDENWRMKQINAIIQSNDNPHILAGGLNSLDASDYSLERWTDIVKYYEEIGKPTPRVEVMKFLKGKEYSDAKEFAGECEPVVIIAKGQNVQGTCKYGTRVDYILGSQGLPYAFVPGSYSVVSSKGTSDHHIVKVEIMKVAGSARKNSKKQKKVVRMTGSCSSRGIWQSNT